From a single Oreochromis niloticus isolate F11D_XX linkage group LG3, O_niloticus_UMD_NMBU, whole genome shotgun sequence genomic region:
- the LOC112845553 gene encoding G protein-regulated inducer of neurite outgrowth 1-like: MSSRDSTDSRNMSDIKPNKITQESKTAGASRTGIRSKDDQDPKYLPDSKINLQTSPTAECGIASSSDVSSHYKAELTQSTSISTLTTSSSKVDLVRSVSPSSSLSRTKDGNLKSSASSTKQGTNPKAGSNIPKSGPVHPTSKLALRDLPSSLTLSPRPGSASRSPGSCAGKTLDSNPVGPHRAAQISPGSASGVSAISGPLATSSPKTRTTIPLTTMGGSTNEPAACVTVETNPSGVSHNTSLTRGLTFDSITKTQAKMGADVKEKHLKVPERKAAAVGGTSASQGAVTDNPARSTGGGARIPEGLLSKPGHLGEPNATTAGSNIPSSRTESVESKSTEKKKQERGRQRVDQGSSLYPVSTITANHKKVRDMATMTDPRERLYPLAGGQREVAVQVEVEVVERSASTSPSFYQGGITSSLIGSPSCQSGSLISPTVPSLCCIPAGQKPVQHICKIDIELRSQSLLPSAVTNKANSLPACLRTYSFQKSPALVLAQQLGQNQDRVVSTDSMWKYEEQEETKMVHKEVEENGDKEETEKPQEVAWDEQGMTWEVYGASVDLESLGTAIQSHLESKIREQEKHIRSLRKSICSDSSLKGIKMKKRKKRKGGILSCCRKASAVAD, translated from the exons ATGAGCTCCAGAGATAGCACTGACTCTAGAAATATGTCAGATATTAAACCAAACAAAATTACTCAAGAGTCTAAGACAGCTGGGGCTTCTAGAACAGGCATAAGGTCAAAGGATGACCAAGATCCCAAATATCTGCCAGACTCAAAAATCAATCTTCAAACTAGCCCAACTGCAGAATGTGGGATTGCTTCTAGTTCTGATGTCTCTTCCCATTATAAAGCTGAGCTAACACAGTCAACTTCTATATCTACTTTAACAACCTCTAGCTCTAAAGTAGACCTTGTCAGATCTGTTTCCCCATCATCCAGTCTGTCTAGGACCAAAGATGGCAACCTCAAGTCTTCAGCATCCAGTACCAAACAAGGTACGAACCCTAAAGCTGGATCAAACATTCCCAAGTCTGGACCAGTTCACCCTACTTCAAAGCTAGCTTTGAGGGATTTGCCCTCTTCCTTGACACTGTCTCCAAGACCAGGCTCAGCAAGTAGGAGTCCTGGATCTTGTGCTGGGAAAACTCTTGATTCAAATCCTGTTGGACCACACAGAGCTGCCCAGATAAGCCCTGGCTCTGCTTCAG GTGTTTCTGCAATTTCAGGCCCACTGGCTACTTCCAGCCCCAAAACCAGAACCACCATTCCCTTGACTACAATGGGAGGATCCACAAATGAACCTGCAGCATGTGTAACTGTGGAAACAAACCCCAGCGGTGTATCTCATAATACCTCTCTGACTCGGGGTCTCACTTTTGATTCTATCACTAAGACACAAGCAAAAATGGGTGCTGACGTcaaagaaaagcatttaaaagtGCCTGAGAGAAAAGCAGCAGCTGTAGGAGGAACATCAGCATCCCAGGGGGCTGTGACTGACAATCCAGCACGGTCAACAGGAGGTGGTGCAAGGATACCAGAGGGTCTGCTGAGTAAACCTGGCCACCTGGGAGAGCCAAATGCCACAACTGCTGGTAGCAACATCCCATCATCGAGGACAGAGAGTGTGGAGAGtaaaagcacagagaaaaagaaacaagagaGGGGGAGACAGAGAGTGGATCAGGGTAGTTCTCTTTACCCTGTTTCCACCATTACAGCGAACCACAAGAAGGTCAGGGATATGGCAACCATGACTGACCCAAGGGAGAGGCTTTATCCATTGGCAGGAGGGCAAAGAGAAGTTGCTGTCCAAGTGGAGGTGGAGGTTGTGGAACGGTCAGCATCCACCAGTCCCAGCTTCTACCAGGGAGGTATCACGTCCTCTCTCATTGGCTCACCTAGCTGTCAGTCAGGTAGTTTGATTTCACCAACAGTTCCATCCCTTTGCTGTATCCCAGCTGGTCAGAAACCTGTCCAGCATATCTGCAAGATTGACATTGAGTTGCGTAGCCAGTCATTACTTCCGTCAGCTGTGACAAACAAGGCAAACTCCCTGCCTGCCTGTTTGCGTACGTACAGCTTTCAGAAAAGCCCTGCTCTCGTGTTGGCGCAACAACTAGGACAAAACCAAGACAGAGTCGTTAGCACTGACAGCATGTGGAAATATGAGGAGCAAGAGGAGACAAAGATGGTGCACAAGGAGGTGGAAGAAAATGGGGATAAGGAGGAGACAGAAAAGCCACAGGAAGTAGCATGGGATGAGCAAGGGATGACATGGGAGGTGTATGGCGCCTCAGTAGACCTGGAATCTCTGGGCACAGCAATCCAGTCACACTTGGAGTCAAAGATTCGGGAGCAGGAAAAACACATCAGGAGCCTGAGGAAGTCCATCTGCTCTGACAGTAGTCTCAAAGGGAtaaagatgaagaagaggaagaagaggaaaggagggatTCTGAGTTGCTGCAGGAAGGCATCCGCTGTGGCAGACTGA